The following proteins are encoded in a genomic region of Enterocloster clostridioformis:
- the argR gene encoding arginine repressor yields the protein MKVERHSKIVELIGKYEIETQEELAERLNEAGFNVTQATVSRDIRELKLTKMQSESGRQRYMVLESPRGTSAIKYIRILKDGYMSMDMAQNILVIKTVSGMAMAVAAALDAIQFHEIVGCIAGDDTIMCAIRSVDDTIIVMEKIKKMVED from the coding sequence ATGAAGGTAGAGCGCCACAGCAAGATTGTCGAATTAATTGGAAAATATGAGATAGAGACACAGGAGGAGCTGGCTGAAAGGCTGAATGAGGCTGGTTTCAATGTGACCCAGGCAACTGTTTCCAGGGATATCCGCGAGCTGAAGCTGACCAAGATGCAGTCAGAGAGCGGCAGACAGCGCTACATGGTATTGGAGAGCCCCAGAGGGACATCCGCCATCAAATATATCCGCATCCTTAAGGACGGATACATGTCCATGGACATGGCGCAGAATATCCTGGTAATCAAGACCGTATCCGGCATGGCCATGGCTGTGGCTGCTGCCCTGGACGCCATCCAATTCCACGAAATCGTGGGTTGTATTGCGGGTGATGACACCATCATGTGCGCCATACGCAGTGTGGACGACACCATCATTGTCATGGAGAAAATCAAGAAAATGGTGGAAGACTAA